One window of Methanocorpusculum vombati genomic DNA carries:
- a CDS encoding amidohydrolase family protein produces the protein MPDGEVQGLAFCGETFSPRNVSISIEKGSITCIAESKKPVTRWIAPAFFNAHTHIADTVAMDTPVGGRPLADLVAPPDGLKHRILRATPDVRLSAAMQETMQFMHATGTAAFAEFREGGEDGVRLLQQAVIPGIHPVIFGRDGGEFSADGLGLSSAKHPAADLAAVERARAAGKRIAIHAGEAGTKDIDDAFALDPDFIIHATYFEDRHIREAADRNIPLVLCPRSNWILGGTTTAARPPVRKMIDAGCTLWLGTDNVMFVAPDMFAECAFLTTVYKTSPEETLTMATGGFSLLGHRGIIEEGEPANLICLDPGYAKEWTQSPALSLVSRIGSRSVRAVYG, from the coding sequence ATGCCGGACGGAGAAGTGCAGGGACTCGCATTCTGTGGGGAAACATTTTCACCGCGCAATGTATCCATCAGTATTGAAAAGGGTAGTATCACTTGTATTGCGGAGAGTAAAAAACCGGTAACCCGATGGATAGCACCGGCATTTTTCAACGCCCACACCCATATAGCCGATACCGTTGCGATGGATACACCAGTCGGGGGCCGACCGCTTGCAGACCTTGTCGCACCACCCGACGGACTGAAACACAGAATTCTCCGCGCAACCCCGGACGTTCGTCTGAGCGCTGCAATGCAGGAGACAATGCAGTTCATGCACGCAACCGGCACCGCAGCATTCGCCGAGTTCCGGGAGGGAGGGGAGGACGGTGTCCGGCTTCTGCAGCAGGCGGTAATACCCGGCATTCATCCCGTAATCTTCGGACGGGATGGGGGCGAGTTTTCGGCGGACGGGCTTGGTCTCAGCAGCGCAAAACATCCCGCCGCAGATCTTGCCGCAGTGGAACGCGCCCGCGCCGCAGGGAAACGCATCGCCATTCATGCCGGGGAAGCGGGAACGAAAGACATCGACGATGCGTTTGCACTGGACCCGGATTTCATCATTCACGCAACCTATTTCGAGGACCGCCACATACGCGAAGCTGCCGACCGAAATATCCCCCTGGTTCTCTGTCCGCGGTCCAACTGGATACTGGGCGGAACAACCACCGCAGCACGCCCTCCGGTACGAAAAATGATCGATGCCGGATGCACACTCTGGCTTGGTACCGACAATGTCATGTTTGTTGCTCCCGACATGTTCGCCGAATGTGCATTCCTCACCACCGTGTATAAAACATCGCCCGAAGAAACACTTACCATGGCAACCGGCGGTTTTTCCCTTCTCGGTCATCGGGGCATCATCGAAGAAGGAGAACCCGCAAACCTCATCTGTCTTGATCCGGGATACGCAAAGGAATGGACACAGTCTCCGGCACTCTCGCTTGTATCACGGATCGGCAGCCGCTCTGTCCGGGCAGTGTACGGGTAA
- a CDS encoding preprotein translocase subunit Sec61beta → MASKKSGRGLSSSAGLVTYYDADNRTAVHIGPKTVLIVVAVVGVAVYLLNFFF, encoded by the coding sequence ATGGCATCAAAGAAGTCGGGCAGAGGATTAAGTTCATCCGCAGGTCTTGTTACGTATTATGATGCCGACAACCGGACGGCTGTTCATATCGGTCCGAAGACCGTTCTGATTGTCGTGGCAGTTGTTGGTGTTGCAGTATACCTGCTGAATTTCTTCTTCTAA
- a CDS encoding prolyl-tRNA synthetase associated domain-containing protein has product MNPEDPVFALLDEKKIPYRITRHPAAYTYEDMENLGVPDLGEVCKNLFLRDAKGKRHFLVVLCGKKTADLKTLAEKIGSTALGFASAERLTRYLSLSRGEVTPFGILNDHDSAVEVIFDADLIEKPCIGVHPNTNTITVWIAYADIRRIVEEHGNKVQEITL; this is encoded by the coding sequence ATGAATCCGGAAGACCCTGTCTTTGCCCTGCTGGACGAGAAAAAAATACCCTACAGGATAACCCGCCATCCGGCCGCATACACCTATGAAGACATGGAGAACCTTGGTGTACCTGACCTTGGTGAGGTCTGTAAAAATCTTTTTTTGCGCGACGCAAAGGGAAAGCGGCACTTTCTTGTGGTGCTCTGCGGCAAAAAAACCGCCGACCTCAAAACACTTGCAGAAAAGATCGGATCGACCGCCCTTGGTTTCGCCTCGGCAGAACGCCTCACCCGGTATCTCAGTCTCTCGCGGGGCGAGGTAACACCCTTTGGCATCCTCAACGATCACGACTCTGCGGTTGAGGTAATCTTCGACGCGGATCTGATCGAAAAACCGTGCATCGGTGTTCACCCCAATACCAATACTATCACCGTCTGGATAGCCTATGCCGACATCCGGCGGATTGTGGAAGAGCACGGAAACAAAGTTCAGGAAATTACCCTCTGA
- a CDS encoding coenzyme F420-0:L-glutamate ligase produces MSVQVTGISGIPLIQKGDDIASIICANTGFENGDIICVASTIVSKAKGYVRALAEITPTQNAERIAAKTGEDPRFVQGVLDSSADIIIEYPFLLSELPFGHVGVRAGVDNSNIEGKNIILLPKDPMAEAREIREKIHQITKKNVGVIVTDTCGRAFRRGQTGNAIGWAGMTAIRDFRGDHDLFGLELEITEEAVVDEIAAFSNFIMGESNNGIPVVKFSGCGTWKGHDSLYFTKEEDLIRKALHI; encoded by the coding sequence ATGTCAGTTCAGGTAACCGGAATTTCCGGAATTCCGCTCATACAAAAGGGTGACGACATCGCTTCGATCATCTGTGCAAACACCGGTTTTGAAAACGGCGATATCATCTGTGTCGCCTCAACAATCGTATCCAAAGCCAAAGGCTATGTGCGGGCGCTCGCAGAGATCACGCCAACCCAAAACGCAGAAAGGATTGCTGCAAAAACCGGAGAAGATCCCAGGTTCGTTCAGGGAGTCCTGGACTCATCTGCCGACATCATTATAGAATATCCGTTTCTCCTCTCTGAACTCCCCTTCGGCCACGTAGGGGTGCGCGCCGGAGTTGACAACAGCAATATCGAAGGCAAAAACATCATTCTCCTGCCAAAGGACCCGATGGCCGAAGCCCGCGAGATCCGGGAAAAAATTCATCAGATAACCAAGAAAAACGTCGGCGTTATCGTAACCGACACCTGCGGCCGTGCCTTCCGCCGCGGACAGACCGGTAACGCCATCGGCTGGGCCGGTATGACCGCTATCCGCGACTTCCGCGGCGACCACGATCTCTTCGGTCTGGAACTTGAGATTACGGAAGAAGCAGTCGTTGATGAAATTGCCGCCTTCTCCAACTTCATCATGGGCGAGAGCAACAACGGCATTCCGGTTGTCAAATTCTCCGGGTGCGGGACCTGGAAAGGCCATGACTCCCTCTACTTCACCAAAGAGGAAGACCTGATTCGAAAAGCCCTTCACATCTGA
- a CDS encoding DUF1922 domain-containing protein — protein MSTYRVIRCPGCHQFTYTDQYGKWKLCPVCGEVISLERVPIYLEVDDFSQAEVLIKEVERYLYRSGRLDLTPAEVDLIREKYLAWLHAAV, from the coding sequence ATGAGTACCTATCGCGTTATCCGCTGCCCGGGCTGCCATCAGTTTACGTATACGGATCAGTATGGAAAGTGGAAGCTCTGTCCGGTCTGCGGGGAGGTTATCTCGCTGGAACGCGTGCCCATCTATCTGGAGGTGGATGATTTTTCGCAGGCCGAGGTCTTGATAAAAGAGGTGGAGCGGTATTTGTACCGGAGCGGGCGTCTGGATCTGACACCCGCAGAGGTGGATCTGATACGCGAGAAGTATCTTGCCTGGCTGCACGCAGCGGTATAA
- a CDS encoding DNA helicase PriA, whose protein sequence is MVVEHICGFKKEIYCRECGTELIQNSHGQLLCPKCGRRPAILCPNCGRLW, encoded by the coding sequence ATGGTAGTTGAACACATCTGCGGTTTCAAAAAAGAGATTTACTGCCGCGAGTGTGGAACGGAACTCATCCAGAACTCGCACGGTCAGCTCCTCTGCCCCAAATGCGGTCGTCGTCCGGCAATTCTCTGTCCCAACTGCGGCAGACTCTGGTAA
- the guaB gene encoding IMP dehydrogenase, protein MYSDKLNIPTALTFDDVLIEPAESWTEPSDADVKSRFSKNIPLSIPLVSSAMDTVTESAMAIALARAGGIGVLHRNCTPEQEVAFVEHVKNAEKVIERDVRYVTPDTTIGFVANLMDMHGIGGVPVVGPKGKLVGIVSRRDVRGVVHKLGAETVDTIMTKRPITVKEDITADEAINTMYAKKVERLPVVDEKGKLIGIITMQDLLEKQQYPNANRDRNGNLRVAAAVGPFDMNRALMLAEAGVDAIIVDCAHGHNMHVVKGVKDIKGSVSCDVVAGNIATAAAARELVDFVDGIKVGIGPGSICTTRIVAGVGVPQVSAIANVCDVAEPAGVPVIADGGVKYSGDVAKAIVAGASSVMMGSMFAGTDEAPGKIIVVKGRRYKQYRGMGSLGVMTSGQSSDRYFQKKGIGATKYVPEGVEGATPYVGSVTDVIYQTIGGLKSAMGYTGSKDIESMRKNARFVRITAAGLKESHPHDILITDEAPNYRMGL, encoded by the coding sequence ATGTACAGTGACAAACTCAATATTCCAACGGCATTAACGTTTGACGATGTGCTGATTGAACCGGCGGAGTCCTGGACCGAGCCGAGCGATGCGGATGTGAAGTCGAGATTTTCGAAGAATATTCCCCTGTCAATTCCGCTCGTGAGTTCGGCCATGGATACGGTTACGGAGTCGGCAATGGCGATTGCTCTGGCACGTGCCGGCGGTATCGGAGTTTTGCACAGAAACTGTACGCCGGAGCAGGAGGTTGCCTTTGTGGAGCATGTGAAGAATGCCGAAAAGGTGATCGAGCGCGATGTCCGGTACGTGACGCCTGATACAACGATCGGATTTGTGGCAAACCTGATGGACATGCACGGCATCGGCGGTGTTCCGGTCGTCGGCCCGAAGGGAAAGCTGGTCGGTATTGTGTCCCGCCGTGATGTGCGCGGTGTGGTCCACAAGCTGGGTGCGGAGACGGTCGATACAATCATGACGAAGCGGCCGATTACGGTGAAGGAGGACATCACCGCGGATGAGGCCATCAACACGATGTATGCAAAGAAGGTTGAGCGGCTGCCGGTCGTGGATGAGAAAGGGAAACTGATCGGTATCATTACGATGCAGGATCTTCTGGAAAAACAGCAGTATCCAAACGCAAACCGCGACAGAAACGGCAATCTCCGGGTTGCAGCGGCGGTCGGTCCGTTTGATATGAACCGTGCGCTGATGCTGGCCGAGGCCGGGGTTGATGCAATTATTGTGGACTGCGCCCACGGCCACAACATGCATGTGGTCAAAGGAGTAAAGGACATTAAGGGTTCGGTCTCCTGCGATGTGGTTGCCGGAAACATTGCAACAGCTGCGGCAGCCCGTGAGCTGGTGGACTTTGTGGACGGTATCAAGGTTGGTATCGGTCCGGGTTCGATCTGTACGACCCGCATTGTTGCGGGTGTCGGTGTTCCCCAGGTCTCGGCGATTGCGAATGTATGCGATGTGGCAGAGCCTGCGGGCGTACCGGTGATTGCGGACGGCGGCGTGAAGTACAGCGGCGATGTGGCGAAGGCAATTGTTGCCGGTGCATCATCGGTAATGATGGGCAGTATGTTTGCGGGAACCGATGAAGCACCCGGCAAGATCATTGTGGTGAAGGGGCGCCGCTATAAGCAGTACCGCGGTATGGGTTCGCTTGGTGTGATGACGTCCGGCCAGTCGAGCGACCGGTACTTCCAGAAGAAAGGCATCGGTGCGACGAAGTATGTGCCGGAGGGTGTCGAAGGCGCAACGCCGTATGTCGGATCGGTGACGGATGTGATTTATCAGACGATCGGCGGTCTGAAGTCTGCGATGGGGTACACCGGCAGCAAGGATATTGAGTCGATGCGGAAGAATGCACGCTTTGTGCGAATTACTGCGGCTGGTCTGAAGGAGAGCCATCCGCATGACATTCTGATCACAGACGAGGCCCCGAACTACCGCATGGGCCTCTGA